A region from the Microbacterium lacus genome encodes:
- a CDS encoding PrsW family intramembrane metalloprotease, whose amino-acid sequence MTFDPARPDGPDPSPRPTLTPPVFASALAQPRVSHGAQIAAAPVSPAAVPVTPRAGRTAPIWIVGIIVLLLVALVGYFLTAIGPAASLIGMVLALIPLAGVLVAVRLVDRWEPEPRGLLILAVAWGAVVAVGITLGVDLALSLVLGVEDSPMADAFSAVVQAPIVEEFAKGLGVYLIFVTARRAFDGPVDGIVYGALVGAGFAFTENIQYFAVSFIEGGVADASATFFVRGILSPFAHVMFTSITGFALGLAARRGARAGRAVGPWVLGMMGAMMLHALWNGSAVFGDFFGLYLTLQVPLFVGFILGIVALRREEARLTRSRLGDYAAAGWFTPQEVDMLATGSGRKAALAWARTLRGDRTPLMKQFIADATALAAARQRAITGRDPNAREDEHVLLTRTAATRAQMFAL is encoded by the coding sequence ATGACGTTTGACCCGGCGCGCCCGGACGGGCCCGATCCGTCTCCGCGCCCGACTCTGACCCCGCCCGTGTTCGCCTCGGCGCTCGCGCAGCCACGCGTGTCGCACGGGGCTCAGATCGCCGCCGCCCCCGTCTCGCCTGCCGCCGTCCCGGTCACTCCCCGGGCGGGACGGACCGCCCCGATCTGGATCGTCGGGATCATCGTGCTGCTCCTGGTCGCGCTCGTGGGGTACTTCCTCACCGCGATCGGTCCGGCCGCGTCGCTGATCGGCATGGTGCTCGCGCTCATCCCGCTCGCCGGTGTCCTCGTGGCCGTTCGGCTCGTCGACCGATGGGAGCCCGAGCCGCGTGGTCTCCTCATCCTCGCTGTCGCATGGGGCGCGGTCGTTGCCGTCGGCATCACCCTCGGCGTCGACCTCGCCCTGAGTCTCGTGCTCGGGGTGGAGGACTCCCCGATGGCGGATGCCTTCTCGGCGGTCGTGCAGGCGCCCATCGTGGAAGAGTTCGCGAAGGGCCTCGGCGTCTACCTCATCTTCGTCACAGCCCGGCGCGCGTTCGACGGACCGGTGGACGGGATCGTCTACGGGGCCCTCGTGGGGGCCGGGTTCGCCTTCACCGAGAACATCCAGTATTTCGCGGTGAGCTTCATCGAGGGCGGCGTCGCCGATGCGTCCGCGACCTTCTTCGTCCGCGGCATCCTGTCGCCGTTCGCCCACGTGATGTTCACGAGCATCACCGGGTTCGCCCTGGGGCTGGCCGCGCGCCGCGGAGCACGTGCCGGCCGCGCCGTCGGCCCCTGGGTCCTCGGCATGATGGGCGCGATGATGTTGCACGCGCTCTGGAACGGCTCCGCCGTCTTCGGGGACTTCTTCGGGCTCTACCTGACCTTGCAGGTTCCGCTGTTCGTGGGCTTCATCCTCGGGATCGTCGCGTTGCGTCGCGAAGAGGCCCGACTCACGCGATCGCGGCTCGGAGATTACGCCGCCGCCGGATGGTTCACCCCGCAGGAGGTGGACATGCTGGCGACCGGTTCCGGCCGGAAGGCGGCGCTCGCATGGGCGCGGACGTTGCGGGGTGACCGTACGCCCCTGATGAAGCAGTTCATCGCCGACGCCACGGCGCTCGCCGCGGCGCGCCAGCGCGCCATCACCGGGCGGGATCCGAACGCGCGGGAGGACGAGCACGTTCTGCTCACCCGGACGGCGGCCACTCGCGCGCAGATGTTCGCGCTCTGA
- a CDS encoding FKBP-type peptidyl-prolyl cis-trans isomerase, with translation MTDDRTKPEIDAPQGPAPDELVIRDLIVGDGAEAKAGDTVTVHYAGVEYESGEEFDSSWNRGESIQFPLRGLIQGWQDGIPGMKVGGRRELVIPPHLAYGPAGGHFLGGKTLIFVIDLIAVG, from the coding sequence ATGACTGATGACCGTACCAAGCCCGAGATCGACGCCCCGCAGGGCCCCGCCCCCGACGAACTCGTCATCCGCGACCTCATCGTCGGCGACGGCGCTGAGGCCAAGGCCGGCGACACCGTCACCGTCCACTACGCCGGCGTCGAGTACGAGTCCGGCGAGGAGTTCGACTCCTCCTGGAATCGCGGGGAGAGCATCCAGTTCCCGCTCCGCGGCCTCATCCAGGGCTGGCAGGACGGCATCCCCGGAATGAAGGTCGGCGGACGCCGTGAACTCGTGATCCCGCCGCACCTCGCCTACGGTCCGGCCGGCGGACACTTCCTGGGTGGGAAGACGCTCATCTTCGTGATCGACCTCATCGCCGTCGGCTGA
- a CDS encoding YceI family protein → MTDTTTTALEIPGYRAGTWILDPSHSEVGFTVRHMMISKVRGHFAVKSATLIAPENPLEAKVEAHVDAASLDTKDEGRDQHLRSADFFDVETYPSIDFVSTGVRIEDGEMLVDGDLTIKGVTKPVTFEFDFGGFGSDPWGNYKAGATAKTVINREDFGLTWNAALETGGVLVGKDVTITLDLQGAYQA, encoded by the coding sequence ATGACCGACACCACCACCACCGCCCTCGAGATCCCCGGTTACCGCGCCGGCACCTGGATCCTGGACCCCAGCCACAGCGAGGTCGGGTTCACCGTCCGGCACATGATGATCTCGAAGGTGCGCGGCCACTTCGCGGTGAAGAGTGCCACGCTCATCGCCCCGGAGAACCCGCTCGAGGCCAAGGTGGAGGCGCACGTGGACGCCGCGTCGCTCGACACGAAGGACGAGGGCCGCGACCAGCACCTGCGCTCGGCCGACTTCTTCGACGTCGAGACCTACCCGTCGATCGACTTCGTCTCCACCGGCGTGCGCATCGAGGACGGCGAGATGCTCGTGGACGGCGACCTCACGATCAAGGGCGTGACCAAGCCCGTCACGTTCGAGTTCGACTTCGGCGGCTTCGGCAGCGACCCCTGGGGCAACTACAAGGCCGGTGCGACGGCCAAGACCGTCATCAACCGCGAGGACTTCGGGCTGACCTGGAACGCCGCTCTGGAGACCGGTGGGGTGCTCGTCGGCAAGGACGTCACGATCACGCTCGACCTGCAGGGCGCCTACCAGGCCTGA
- a CDS encoding DMT family transporter has product MSTPRAIAPPAFTERPVRGQGWIVVQFILTGVIWGSSFLFMKVALGGLSPAQVAWSRLILGGLTLGLFVALSRERLPRRLRVWGHMTVLAVSFCVVPFLLFSWAQQHVTSGLASIYNATTPIMTAVMAGLLFRVEKLKPVQILGIVVGILGVMVIIAPWQGLDLDQSLVAQLAILGATACYGFSLAYMRRFVSNTGMSALMFSFLNIGIAAAIMAALTPAIAQTPVALDPWIIGSVLLLGCLGTGVAYIWNQNTLRAWGPTRASTVTYITPIVGVALGIVVLGEAITWNEPVGAVVVFLGILLAQDRLRRRRAAAH; this is encoded by the coding sequence GTGTCCACTCCCCGCGCGATCGCCCCACCCGCATTCACCGAGCGCCCTGTGCGCGGGCAGGGCTGGATCGTTGTGCAGTTCATCCTCACCGGTGTCATCTGGGGCTCGAGCTTCCTGTTCATGAAGGTCGCGCTGGGCGGCCTCTCGCCCGCGCAGGTCGCGTGGTCCCGCCTGATCCTGGGCGGGCTGACCCTCGGGCTGTTCGTCGCCCTGAGTCGAGAGCGTCTTCCGCGTCGTCTTCGCGTGTGGGGTCACATGACCGTGCTCGCGGTGTCGTTCTGCGTCGTGCCGTTCCTGCTGTTCTCCTGGGCGCAGCAGCACGTCACCTCGGGACTCGCGAGCATCTACAACGCGACCACGCCGATCATGACCGCTGTGATGGCCGGGCTCCTTTTCCGGGTCGAGAAGCTCAAGCCGGTGCAGATCCTCGGCATCGTGGTCGGCATCCTCGGGGTCATGGTGATCATCGCGCCGTGGCAGGGCCTCGATCTGGACCAGAGCCTCGTCGCGCAGCTGGCGATCCTCGGCGCCACGGCGTGCTACGGCTTCAGCCTGGCCTACATGCGGCGGTTCGTCTCGAACACCGGGATGAGCGCCCTGATGTTCTCGTTCCTGAACATCGGCATCGCCGCAGCGATCATGGCGGCCCTGACCCCGGCGATCGCGCAGACGCCGGTCGCGCTGGATCCGTGGATCATCGGGAGCGTCCTTCTGCTCGGATGCCTCGGCACCGGCGTGGCCTACATCTGGAATCAGAACACGCTGCGGGCGTGGGGACCGACCCGCGCGTCGACCGTCACCTACATCACCCCGATCGTGGGTGTGGCGTTGGGCATCGTCGTCCTCGGCGAGGCGATCACATGGAACGAACCCGTCGGTGCGGTCGTCGTGTTCCTCGGGATCCTGCTCGCCCAGGACCGGCTGCGTCGACGCCGCGCGGCCGCGCACTGA
- a CDS encoding MFS transporter — translation MPGLKRHHFIDLSPFRASPAFARLWIGSTLSGLGGQLTIVAVMLHVYALTGDTFAVSMIAVAGLLPMIAAGLYGGMLADAFDRRIVALIAATVTFVSTLLLAVLAWGGLESVAWLYVLSVVNAAANSVVLATKSAITPRLLPRDLLPAAAALQGITVGIMVMAGPALAGILVAFTGYAWTYTIDVVLMLSLFLGLWTLPALRPEGVTVRPGLESLRDGMRFLKSASNIRLQYVLDIIAMTFGQPIALFPAIGVLVLGGGPVTTGVLTAAIALGAFLSSLFSGPVGRVRRHGVGIERAILVYGAAIGLFGAVLLAAAAGWFAPPGGADADAVNVPLLVAAILALAVAGAADNVSAIFRSTMMQSAVPDAVRGRLQGIFIVVVAGGPRVGALYAGVLATATALWVPPLLGGFVIIGLVAILVRLSPRFRAYDALHPVP, via the coding sequence ATGCCCGGACTGAAGCGTCATCACTTCATCGACCTCAGTCCCTTTCGGGCGAGCCCCGCGTTCGCCCGTCTCTGGATCGGGTCGACGCTGTCCGGTCTGGGCGGTCAGCTGACGATCGTCGCCGTCATGCTCCACGTGTACGCCCTGACCGGGGACACGTTCGCCGTCTCGATGATCGCGGTCGCGGGCCTGCTCCCGATGATCGCGGCGGGCTTGTACGGCGGGATGCTGGCAGACGCGTTCGACCGGAGGATCGTCGCCCTGATCGCCGCGACCGTGACGTTCGTCTCCACCCTGCTGCTCGCCGTGCTCGCGTGGGGCGGCCTGGAATCCGTCGCCTGGCTCTACGTGCTCAGCGTCGTCAACGCGGCGGCGAACTCCGTCGTACTGGCGACGAAGTCGGCGATCACCCCGCGCCTGCTCCCCCGCGACCTGCTGCCCGCGGCGGCCGCGCTCCAGGGCATCACCGTCGGGATCATGGTCATGGCAGGTCCCGCCCTGGCCGGCATCCTCGTGGCGTTCACCGGTTACGCGTGGACCTACACGATCGACGTCGTCCTCATGCTTTCGCTCTTCCTGGGCCTGTGGACTCTGCCTGCGCTCCGACCGGAAGGTGTCACGGTGCGACCGGGACTGGAGTCCCTGCGCGACGGGATGCGCTTCCTGAAGAGTGCGTCCAACATCCGCCTGCAGTACGTGCTCGACATCATCGCGATGACCTTCGGTCAGCCGATCGCCCTGTTCCCGGCGATCGGGGTGCTGGTCCTCGGCGGTGGCCCGGTCACGACCGGCGTGCTCACCGCGGCGATCGCGCTCGGCGCGTTCCTGTCGAGCCTGTTCTCCGGACCCGTGGGCCGTGTCCGCCGGCACGGCGTCGGCATCGAGCGGGCCATCCTCGTCTACGGTGCCGCGATCGGCCTCTTCGGCGCGGTGCTGCTCGCCGCCGCCGCCGGATGGTTCGCGCCGCCGGGCGGTGCCGACGCGGATGCGGTGAACGTCCCCCTGCTCGTCGCCGCGATCCTCGCCCTCGCCGTCGCCGGCGCGGCGGACAACGTGAGTGCGATCTTCCGGTCGACGATGATGCAGTCCGCTGTGCCCGATGCCGTGCGCGGGCGCCTCCAGGGCATCTTCATCGTCGTGGTGGCCGGCGGCCCGCGCGTGGGCGCGCTGTACGCGGGGGTGCTCGCCACCGCCACCGCACTGTGGGTGCCGCCGCTGCTCGGCGGCTTCGTGATCATCGGGCTCGTCGCGATCCTGGTGCGACTGAGTCCCCGCTTCCGCGCGTACGACGCCCTCCACCCGGTGCCCTGA
- the rpsO gene encoding 30S ribosomal protein S15: protein MALEADVKKAIIEEYATHPGDTGSPEVQVAMLTQRIKDLTEHLKEHKHDHHSRRGLFLLVGQRRRLLGYLQDIDIARYRSLIERLGLRR from the coding sequence ATGGCACTCGAAGCAGACGTCAAGAAGGCGATCATCGAAGAGTACGCGACGCACCCCGGTGACACCGGATCCCCCGAGGTGCAGGTCGCGATGCTGACGCAGCGCATCAAGGACCTCACCGAGCACCTCAAGGAGCACAAGCACGACCACCACTCGCGTCGTGGGCTGTTCCTGCTCGTCGGCCAGCGCCGCCGTCTGCTCGGCTACCTCCAGGACATCGACATCGCGCGTTACCGCTCGCTGATCGAGCGCCTGGGGCTTCGCCGCTGA
- a CDS encoding LuxR C-terminal-related transcriptional regulator, with protein MISPPPPPPHAVDRPALRARLDDALGSPLTLLVAPAGAGKTVLLSQWALSRPDLRFLWLEAGRADDDPARFLRRLLRGLGTIDPAAAELAPLLTIGGGGLGAPLLAALVELLAERPGNVLIFDDLQLLTNRALLADLWWLADHVPTGTHLVFSSRVDLRLAWSRHRLRYALLELRQAELAFDADVAAEVLRRITGDAVSAATVESIMERTEGWPAGVQLSAIGLRDHVDGEQFAQRLAGTDRLIAEYLSEEVLEAQSDERRMTLLRMSALETISAPLVESTLGVTGAAELFAELQDDSMFLVPLDDDDDLFRFHHLFRDLLRYRLRAALPGEEQRILASAAEWYVANGDIPNAIETYLRAHSWDAALDLLLKTGREAYERVRTAPVARWLATIPESVRHRRAEAEVLYGIVLGMSGDSAHAEDVLRTLSIAPDLDPGLAVIVHAYLAARVQFRPQVSVSLEDARVALRLLDEHRDTTIPDLLGLTSRGLLHTMVLVARGRAHLLAGQWPDSRNWLTRGLESPGGQYSVYRVHTLGSLALLEALSGRLDRAQELADEALELARDRELLVHPAPADAYLALALIAVLRGTPDRGSLALHEGAMRAASNQRTQLMWVAHLGAVLIGAADLQESVPPPAVAAPPIVRAGLEAAALRDKRLSEGVADATPRATPDLPLPGPLLFEVIACALSKKDAPAARALLTADSFAQDEPIDRIQRDVLAAWLAHVEGRGAESRQRIARALERAAEQRIVSVFVWAGPEVMRLVESLPGTPTPFRTEVIRAMRAKLRSSTAQELPEPLTDRERELLTYLPTRLTNAELAAHFFVSVNTIKTHMAHIYRKLDAPNRSAAVTRATDLGLL; from the coding sequence ATGATCAGCCCACCTCCCCCGCCGCCGCACGCCGTCGACCGCCCCGCTCTTCGCGCGCGGCTGGACGATGCGCTGGGTTCCCCGTTGACGCTCCTGGTCGCGCCCGCCGGCGCCGGCAAGACGGTGCTGCTGTCGCAGTGGGCGCTCTCGAGGCCGGACCTGCGCTTCCTGTGGCTGGAAGCAGGTCGCGCCGACGATGACCCGGCCAGATTCCTGCGCCGGCTGCTGCGGGGACTCGGCACGATCGACCCGGCCGCGGCCGAGCTCGCTCCGCTGCTGACGATCGGCGGCGGCGGACTCGGCGCGCCGCTGCTGGCGGCCCTCGTCGAGCTGCTCGCCGAGCGTCCCGGCAACGTGCTCATCTTCGACGATCTGCAGCTGCTGACCAATCGGGCACTCCTCGCGGACCTCTGGTGGCTCGCCGATCATGTTCCGACAGGGACGCACCTGGTGTTCTCATCCCGCGTCGACCTGCGCCTGGCCTGGAGCCGGCACCGCCTGCGCTACGCGCTGCTGGAACTCCGCCAGGCCGAGCTCGCTTTCGACGCGGACGTCGCCGCCGAAGTCCTCCGTCGGATCACCGGCGACGCCGTGTCGGCGGCGACCGTCGAATCCATCATGGAACGCACCGAGGGCTGGCCCGCGGGGGTCCAGCTGTCGGCGATCGGCTTGCGCGACCACGTCGACGGAGAGCAGTTCGCGCAGCGCCTGGCCGGGACCGATCGCCTGATCGCCGAGTACCTCAGCGAAGAGGTGCTGGAGGCGCAGTCCGACGAGCGGAGGATGACGCTTCTGCGCATGTCGGCCCTGGAGACGATCTCGGCACCGCTCGTGGAGTCCACGCTCGGTGTCACCGGAGCGGCCGAGCTGTTCGCCGAACTGCAGGACGACTCGATGTTCCTCGTTCCGCTCGACGACGACGATGACTTGTTCCGCTTCCACCATCTCTTCCGGGATCTGCTGCGCTATCGGCTTCGCGCGGCGCTCCCCGGAGAGGAGCAGCGGATCCTCGCCTCCGCCGCCGAGTGGTACGTCGCGAACGGCGACATCCCGAACGCGATCGAGACCTACCTTCGGGCCCACTCGTGGGATGCCGCGCTGGACCTCCTGCTGAAGACCGGGCGCGAGGCCTACGAGCGGGTGCGCACCGCCCCGGTCGCACGATGGCTGGCCACGATTCCCGAGTCCGTCCGTCACCGGAGGGCCGAAGCGGAAGTGCTGTACGGGATCGTGCTCGGAATGAGCGGAGACTCCGCTCACGCCGAGGACGTCCTGCGGACGCTGTCGATCGCCCCGGACCTCGACCCCGGCCTGGCCGTCATCGTCCACGCGTACCTGGCTGCCCGCGTGCAGTTCAGACCCCAGGTCTCCGTCTCACTCGAAGACGCCCGCGTCGCGCTGCGACTCCTGGACGAGCACCGGGACACGACGATCCCCGACCTCCTCGGACTGACCAGCCGCGGTCTGCTGCACACGATGGTCCTGGTCGCCCGCGGACGTGCCCATCTGCTGGCGGGTCAGTGGCCGGACAGCCGAAACTGGCTGACCCGCGGGCTCGAGTCGCCGGGTGGGCAGTACTCCGTGTACCGCGTGCACACGCTCGGCTCCCTCGCGTTGCTGGAGGCGCTGAGCGGACGGCTGGATCGCGCCCAGGAGCTCGCCGACGAAGCGCTCGAACTGGCGCGCGACCGCGAACTTCTCGTGCATCCCGCGCCGGCCGACGCCTACCTGGCGCTCGCTCTCATCGCGGTGCTCCGCGGCACTCCCGACCGCGGGTCCCTCGCTCTGCACGAGGGGGCGATGCGCGCGGCATCCAATCAGCGCACGCAGCTCATGTGGGTCGCGCACCTGGGCGCGGTGCTCATCGGCGCTGCCGACCTGCAGGAGTCCGTCCCACCCCCTGCCGTCGCGGCGCCCCCGATCGTGCGCGCCGGCCTGGAGGCGGCCGCGCTGCGCGACAAGCGCTTGAGCGAGGGCGTCGCCGACGCGACGCCGCGGGCGACCCCGGATCTCCCGCTTCCCGGGCCGTTGCTGTTCGAAGTCATCGCCTGCGCCCTGTCCAAGAAGGACGCCCCGGCTGCGCGGGCGCTCCTGACGGCGGATTCCTTCGCACAGGACGAGCCGATCGATCGGATCCAGCGTGATGTGCTCGCGGCCTGGTTGGCGCACGTCGAAGGCCGCGGCGCCGAATCGCGGCAACGGATCGCGCGCGCCCTGGAACGCGCCGCGGAGCAGCGCATCGTCTCCGTGTTCGTGTGGGCGGGGCCCGAAGTGATGCGCCTCGTGGAGTCGTTGCCGGGGACTCCGACGCCGTTTCGAACCGAAGTCATCCGCGCCATGCGGGCGAAGCTGCGCTCGAGCACGGCTCAAGAGCTCCCCGAACCGCTCACGGATCGCGAGCGCGAGCTGCTGACGTACCTGCCCACGCGTCTGACGAACGCCGAACTGGCGGCGCATTTCTTCGTCTCGGTCAACACGATCAAGACGCACATGGCGCACATCTACCGCAAGCTCGACGCCCCCAACCGCAGCGCAGCGGTCACGCGGGCGACCGACCTCGGGCTGCTGTGA
- a CDS encoding DUF1254 domain-containing protein, whose protein sequence is MTGLAPTEIHALAEDAYSYFYPLVTMDVSRMQLTHIEEGALGRSLPNTFAHVRAFPPADFHSVVAPNFDTLYSSLWLDLSGGPARLTVPDAGDRYYLLPFLDMWTDAFAVPGTRTTGNGAGVFVIVPPGWEGEVPGDATVIQAPTSVLWLIGRTQTNGPADYEAVHAFQDALQLTALDGSALSTAVRPPVAPASVDLSIAPLDTVNRMPAVEYFAYAARLLAQYPPHPTDFSIVARLARLGIVPGEPFDASVWDDRAREALEAGAKDALALQVRRLNELARIENGWSINTDTMGVYGNYYLKRAIVTMVGLGANPAEDAVYPIVVADAEGQAIVGGKDYVQHFAKDQLPPVRAFWSTTVYDASGFPFPNPLDRFALGDRDPLTYNEDGSLDIFYGPTDPGGAAQANWLPTPDGPVRIFMRLYSPRSVVLEGGWAPPPVTPR, encoded by the coding sequence ATGACAGGACTGGCGCCGACGGAGATCCACGCGCTCGCCGAGGACGCGTACTCGTACTTCTACCCGCTCGTGACCATGGACGTGAGTCGGATGCAGCTCACTCACATCGAGGAAGGTGCGCTCGGGCGGAGCCTGCCGAACACGTTCGCCCACGTCCGCGCGTTCCCGCCCGCGGACTTCCACAGCGTGGTGGCGCCGAACTTCGACACGCTGTACTCGTCGCTCTGGCTCGACCTGTCGGGCGGCCCGGCGCGGCTGACGGTCCCCGATGCCGGTGACCGCTACTACCTGCTGCCCTTCCTGGACATGTGGACGGATGCGTTCGCGGTGCCGGGCACGCGGACCACCGGCAACGGCGCCGGTGTGTTCGTGATCGTGCCACCGGGGTGGGAGGGCGAGGTGCCTGGCGATGCCACGGTGATCCAGGCCCCGACATCGGTGCTCTGGCTGATCGGGCGCACGCAGACGAACGGGCCGGCGGATTACGAGGCCGTCCACGCCTTCCAGGACGCGCTGCAGCTGACGGCGTTGGACGGCTCCGCGCTGTCGACGGCCGTCCGACCGCCCGTGGCACCGGCATCCGTCGACCTGTCGATCGCTCCGTTGGACACCGTCAACAGGATGCCGGCGGTGGAGTACTTCGCCTACGCCGCACGACTTCTCGCGCAGTACCCGCCGCATCCGACGGACTTCTCGATCGTCGCGCGACTCGCGCGGCTCGGGATCGTGCCCGGAGAGCCCTTCGACGCATCGGTTTGGGACGATCGGGCGCGCGAGGCGCTGGAGGCCGGCGCGAAGGACGCCCTCGCGCTGCAGGTGCGGCGTCTGAACGAGCTGGCCCGCATCGAGAACGGATGGAGCATCAACACCGACACGATGGGCGTCTACGGCAACTACTACCTCAAGCGCGCGATCGTGACGATGGTGGGACTGGGCGCGAATCCCGCAGAGGATGCCGTCTACCCGATCGTCGTGGCGGATGCCGAGGGACAGGCGATCGTCGGCGGCAAGGACTACGTGCAGCACTTCGCGAAGGATCAGCTGCCGCCCGTCCGGGCGTTCTGGTCCACGACCGTCTACGACGCCAGCGGATTCCCGTTCCCGAATCCGCTGGACCGTTTCGCGCTCGGCGACCGTGACCCCCTGACGTACAACGAGGACGGTTCGCTGGACATCTTCTACGGACCGACCGACCCCGGGGGAGCGGCCCAGGCGAACTGGCTCCCCACGCCGGACGGCCCGGTGCGCATCTTCATGCGGCTGTACTCACCGCGATCCGTCGTCCTCGAAGGCGGATGGGCGCCGCCGCCCGTCACGCCGCGCTGA
- a CDS encoding SHOCT domain-containing protein: MPLRRMGRPGLIGMAARTAVVAGTATAVSGSVARHQQQKAQGQYEQQQYEAAQQQAQIDAAAQAAAAQYAAQAAPAPAAARAGGTDLVAELQKLASLKDAGILSDEEFAAAKAKLIG; the protein is encoded by the coding sequence ATGCCCCTACGTCGAATGGGACGCCCCGGTCTGATCGGGATGGCCGCGCGCACCGCCGTGGTCGCCGGCACCGCGACCGCCGTGAGCGGCAGCGTCGCACGTCACCAGCAGCAGAAGGCCCAGGGCCAGTACGAGCAGCAGCAGTACGAGGCCGCGCAGCAGCAGGCGCAGATCGACGCGGCCGCTCAGGCGGCGGCGGCGCAGTACGCAGCCCAGGCCGCGCCCGCGCCCGCCGCGGCGCGGGCCGGCGGCACCGACCTCGTCGCCGAGCTGCAGAAGCTCGCATCGCTGAAGGATGCCGGCATCCTCAGCGACGAGGAGTTCGCGGCGGCGAAGGCCAAGCTGATCGGCTGA
- a CDS encoding isopenicillin N synthase family dioxygenase yields the protein MADATLPVLDLSRLDAGPEAAAGFRADLRAATHDVGFFYLTGTGVPPELEARLHRAARDFFALPEADKLAIENVNSPHFRGYTRIGGERTQGRVDWREQIDIGPERAALDPETSPDYARLIGPNLWPQAQPELREVVSEWHDHLSGVARKLLRAWALALGAEESYFDEHFGEPSTLIKIVRYPGKDDPTPQQGVGAHKDSGVLTLLWVEPGKGGLQVQRDGEWVDAPAVPGAFVVNIGELLEYATQGYLIATNHRVISPTYPEDRISVPFFFNPALDARLPIIELPAELAAEARGVTQDPANPIHALYGENALKSRLRAHPDVAAIHHADLVARAGA from the coding sequence ATGGCTGATGCGACGCTCCCGGTCCTGGATCTCTCCCGATTGGATGCCGGCCCCGAGGCCGCCGCCGGGTTCCGCGCGGACCTGCGCGCGGCGACGCACGACGTCGGCTTCTTCTACCTCACCGGCACCGGCGTTCCGCCTGAGCTCGAGGCGCGCCTGCACCGCGCCGCCCGCGACTTCTTCGCGCTCCCCGAGGCGGACAAGCTCGCGATCGAGAACGTCAACAGCCCGCACTTCCGCGGGTACACACGCATCGGCGGGGAACGCACGCAGGGCCGCGTGGACTGGCGCGAGCAGATCGACATCGGTCCCGAGCGCGCGGCCCTGGACCCCGAGACCTCGCCGGACTACGCGCGCCTGATCGGGCCGAACCTGTGGCCGCAAGCTCAGCCGGAGCTGCGCGAGGTCGTCTCCGAGTGGCATGATCACCTCTCGGGCGTCGCCCGCAAGCTGCTGCGCGCCTGGGCCCTCGCGCTCGGGGCCGAAGAGTCGTACTTCGACGAGCACTTCGGCGAACCGTCGACGCTGATCAAGATCGTCCGCTACCCCGGGAAGGACGACCCCACTCCGCAGCAGGGCGTCGGCGCCCATAAGGACTCCGGGGTCCTCACGCTGCTGTGGGTCGAGCCCGGCAAGGGCGGCCTGCAGGTCCAGCGCGACGGCGAGTGGGTGGACGCGCCCGCCGTACCGGGCGCGTTCGTGGTCAACATCGGAGAACTGCTCGAGTACGCGACCCAGGGATACCTGATCGCGACGAACCACCGGGTGATCTCCCCCACCTACCCCGAGGACCGCATCTCGGTGCCGTTCTTCTTCAACCCGGCACTGGATGCGCGCTTGCCGATCATCGAGCTGCCGGCCGAGCTCGCCGCCGAAGCGCGCGGCGTCACCCAGGACCCGGCGAACCCCATTCACGCCCTGTACGGCGAGAACGCGCTCAAGTCGCGCCTGCGCGCGCACCCCGACGTGGCGGCGATCCACCACGCGGACCTCGTGGCTCGAGCCGGCGCCTGA